The DNA region CGAGGAGCTGGCGGTCTCGGTGTCGCACGCCGCGGGGGTGGCCGTGGCGGTGGTCGCGCTCCCCGAGGGGAAGCGCCCGAGTCTCGCGCCGCAGCCGATGGGCAAGACCGGCGGCGTGAAGAATTACGAGAAGTCGCGGGGGGACGTGCTGGCGCTGCTCAAGGGGCTCTCCGCGGCCGAGGCGCCCCCCCCGCCGGAGGTACACGCCGACGGCCCGCTCTATGCGGCGCTCATGGCGCGCGCGGATGACCCGGAGCTCGGCCCGATCTTCACTCTCGCGCGCCGCTGCGGGCTCGAGTTCCGGCTCGTCGCCCCGCACCCCCAGGCCTTCGAGAACCTGGACAACGCCGAGGAGAGTAACGACTTCCGCAAGCTCGCCCCCTACGCGCAGCTTCACGTGCTGGTCCTCACGCTCGACGCCGAGAGCTACGCAGCCACCGTGGCGCAGGCGCCGCTTGCGGCCGGGGCCCGCGGGGCGGTGCTCGTGAACGCGGGGCTGCTCGACGGACCGCCGGAGCTCGCCGACGCGCGCGACGTGCTCCTCCGCAGCGAGCTGCTCCACGAGGCGGTGCACTTCGAGGACCCCACCTTTCGCGCCGAGGGGGACGCCGTCGTCGGGCAGTGGATCGAGGAGGCGGCGGGTCTCGCGCGGCAGGCGAGCCGGCTGGCGCAGGCCGACGCCGCGCTGCGCGGGCGGGCCGAGGCGCTCATCACGGACACGCTCGAGGGAAACCCCGTGCGGGGGTCCTTCGACCTCGAGCTCGGCGACGGCACGGGGCGCCGCATCGCCTCGAAGACCTTCATGGTGCTCGAGATGGAGCTCGCGGAGCTCCACCGGAGCTTCGGCACGCTCACGCCCGACGGGATGAACCCGGCCCTCTTTCGCCTGGTGGACCGGCTCCTCGGGGAGGCTGAGCTCTATCGCCCCGAGACGGCCACGGTGAGCGCGCGAGGCCTCGAGGAGGTGCTGCGCTTCGCCACGCAATACGACAAGGACCTCCGGCGGCCGGTGCAGCGTGAGCTCGGCGTCCAGCTGCAGGAGCTCCTCCTTCCGCCCGACGCGGCGGAGCGAGTGCGACTGCAGCTTGCGCGGGTGACGGGACTGCTCGACGGGAGTCTCGAGCCGAGCTTCCCCGAGCCGGCGATCGCCGCGGCGGCGCCGCAGGCAGCGGCGAGCGAGACGGCCGTCGCGGGCGCGGCGTCCGTGGTGGCGCAGGATCCCTTCGTGGCCGAGCGAGAGCGGCGCTGCGTGGGCCGGTCCGTGACCCCCTCGCGCCATCGCCCGAGGAGGCTCGGCACGCTCGTGCGCGAGGGCGACGATTGGCAACAGGCGCAGGCCGTGGGCGAGGTGGTGGTGGACCTCCGCCGGCCGCGCGTCTCGACCGAGGCGCTGCTCGAGGCCCGAGCGGCGTGTCTCGCGCGGGCGCGTGCCTTCGTCGCCGAGGGAGGAACGGTCACGTTGCGCCTGGCCCGCGAGCTCCCGCAGGCGCTCGATGAGCTCAGGGCCTTCGTCGCGGCGCTCGGCAGCTCTGTTACCGACGTGGTGGCGGAGGTCGAGCGACCCGAGCAGGTATTCCGGCTCGACGACGAGCTCCTCGAGCTGGAGCGCGAGCTCGGCCTTCCGTCCGGCGTGGTAGGTCTCGAGCTGGAGCTCGGCACGCCGCGGGCGCTCCTCGAGGCGGAGCGGCTGGCGACGGCTACGCCGCGGGTCTCGGCTCTCGAGCTCGGGGCGACGCTCCCCGCGCTCCTCGGGTGGGTCTTCCGGCCGCGACCGTCGGAGAGCTCGACGCAGGCGGTGCTCCGCCGGCTCGTGGAGCTGGAGCAGGCTCTCGCGCCGGCTCGGGCGCGCGTGCGTCCGGTGGCGCGCGCGGAAGGACTCGCGCTCCTGCGCGGGCCCTTCGGGCTCGGTGCGCTCCCCGACGAGGGAACCCCCTTCGGGCAGCTCGCGCGAGATTACGACGGGCTGCGCGTGACGGGTCCGACGGCGGCCGCGCGGCTGCACGCGCACCTGCCGGACCCCGAGCTCGCGACGCGCCTCGAGACGCTCGAGCAGGCGGTCGCGGGGACGCAGGTGGCGGACCCCGCCGGGGCCTTCCGGCTCGAGGAGGATCTGCGCGTGCTCGAGGCGGCGGTGGCCCGTGGCGCGCTCCCCGAGGCGGAGCTGGAGCGCTACTGGCGCGCGCGCTGGCGCCTGCTCTACGACGTGGGCGTGCCGACGGAGATCCCGATCCCCGACCGGAACCTGGCCGAGGTGCTCCTCGAGGCGGCGGAGCGGCGTCCCGACCGGTGCTTCCGCTACCGCGCCGAGGGGGTGGATGCGGCAGGGCGGCGCGTGCCGCTGTCGGCCGACGTCCCCTTCGCGCGGCTCCTCGGCCCGGACGCCTACCGCATGGCGCGCATCTTCGACGAGCTGGGCGTCGTCGTCGGAGACCGGGTGGCGGTCTCGACGAGCAACACGCTGGCCAACGTGGCCGCGTTTCAGGCCGCAGCCCTCGTCGGGGCGGTGCTCGTCCCCCTGGACCCGACCAAGGCCCACCTCGCCGACCGCTTCTTCAACGACGCCGAGGTGAAGCTCCTGGTCTTCGATCCGGGCGGGGACGTGGACGACGCCGAGCTCCATCACGCGCGGCTGATGAGCTGGGTGCGCGAGCGCGGGCTCGACGAGGATCCGGTAGTGGTGAGCGAGCTACGTCGGGCCCGGCGCAAGCTCGGCGCGGAGGACGCGGAGGTCGCGCTGCAGGCGCTCGTGCAGCTCCTGCCCGAGGAGAACCGGGGGGAGTTCGTCGCGCTCTGGCGGCGCAAGCTCGACCCGTGTCGGAAGTTCGCCGAGACGTTGCCGCTCGTGCCGTCGCTCCGCGCGGTGCTGCTCGCCCGCGTCGAGGACTTCGTGCCCGACGCCGCCGAGACGGCGCTCGGCAGCGGCGTCGAGGAGCTGACCCGCGCGCTCGGCGGTCGGGTGCGCGTCGAGCTCCTCGGAAAGCTCCTGCCGGGTGTCTCGGACGCCCCGCTCAGCCCGAGGGTGGGTGGGGGCGATCAGCTCGCCTGGCCCTACACGGGCGGCACCACCACGGGGGTGAGCAAGGCCGCCGTGCACACGCACCGGAGCCTCCTCGCGCTCGGGCTCCAGCGCGGCCTCTCGATGATCCCCGACGGGGATCAGAAGCGGCACGCCGTGGTCACCACGCTCCCCTTCACGCACACCTACGGCTTCGCCACGGGCGTTTTGACGCCGGTGCTGACGGGCGCCGACGCGGTGGTGGTCCCGAACACTGGCCCGCGCTACCTCTCCACGGTGGCCGAGGGGCTCGTGCAGGAGGGGGCGACGGTCCTCTTCTCCTCGCGGTCGGCCCTCGCGACCCTCGTGCGGCTCGTCCCCGAGACGGCGCGGCTCGCCCTCGAGCGCATTGCGAGCTCGGGGGACACGCTCACCCCGGCGGTGACCGAGGCCTGGCGCAGCCGCTTCGGCGTGACCCCCTGCTCGGGCTACGGCTCGACCGAGACGCCGTCGAGTCTGATGAACCCGCGGCGCACGAACCGCGCCGGGACGGAAGGGATCCCGGTGCCGAACGCCGAGGCGCGCATCGTGCACCCGGAGACCGAAGCGGTGCTGCCGCCGGGGGTGCCCGGTCTGCTCCAGCTCCGCGGGCCGCACCTCGCGCAGGGCTACGCGCACCGGCCCGATGCCGACGCGAAGGCCAAGCGTCCGGGCGGCTGGTGGCAGAAGGACGACATCTTCAAGATCGACACGGACGGCTACTTCGTCTTCTGCGGCCGGGCCGACGACATGTTCACGGTGAACGAGCTGAACGTCTATCCCGAGACGGTGGAGCAGGCGCTGCTCGGTATCCCGGGCGTCGCCGAGGCGGCGGTGATCGGCGTCTTCGATCCGAACCTCGAGACGAACCGCGTGAAGGCCTTCGTCGTGCCCGAGGCGGGGGCGGACCTCACCGCGGAGAGCGTGATGGAGGCGGCGCGGGGGCTGCTCGAGGCGCACGAGGCCCCGACGCTGGTGGAGCTGACGGAGAGCCTCGACAAGAGCAACTTCGGCAAGCTCGCGCGGTCGAGCCTGCGCAAGAAGGAGACGCAGAAGGAGACCGAGCGCAAGGAGGCCCGGGCTCAGGCGCCGGCCGCCGCGCCGCAGCCGCCGCCGGAGCTGGACCCGCGCCGGACCGCGCTCGTTTTTCCGACGGGGGGCTCGCACTGGCCGGGGATGGGGGCGGACCTGGAGCTGGAGGAGGAGGGAAGGGAGCTCCTGGCGCGTGCCGAGGCTGCGCTCGCGCTCGAAGGAGTGCCGAAGGGGGCGCTCCGCGCGCTGATGATCGGGGCGGGACAAGCCGAGCGCGTGCAGCAGGCGGAGGGCTTTCGCTGGAGCGGGGATTTCCCGCTCAGCGTGGCGGCGCAGACGACCGTGAGCGTGGCCCTGGCCCGCGCCTTCGCGCGCACGTACGGCGCGCCGAGCCTGGTGCTCGGGGAGAGCATGGGGGAGCTCGCGGCCTACGCAGTCTCGGGGACGCTCGCCTTCGAGGACGCGGTGCGGGTCTCGTACCGCCTGGCGCAGGCGCTGGCCCGCGCCTCGGATCACCTGGGCCACTTCCGCATGGCGGTGGTGGAGCAGCTCCCGGCGGAGAAGCTCGCGCCGATCTGCGACGCCGTCGGAGCACGGGTGGTGATCTCCGAGTCGCCCACCCTGTTCGTGGTGGGGCTGATGCTCGACCACCTGCCGCAGCTCGAGGCCGCGGTGAGCGCGGCGGGGGCGCGGGTCCTCGTCTCGAACAACCCGTGCGTGGCGCACGATCCGCGGCTCGCCGCCGACGTGAAGACCTGGACCGAGTACCGCGCCCTCGTCGAGGGGCTCGCGCTCCATCCGCCCACTACGCCGATCGCGTCGGCCCTCGAGCCGGGGCGCCTCCTCGAGGACGAACACGCGCTGCGGCAGAACCTCCTCGACACGGTGACGAGCGCGGTGCGGTGGGGCGAGACGGTGGCCACGCTCCCCGATCGCGGGGTGGAGCTCCTCCTGCAGCTCGGCGCGAACGCGAGCGCCTACGCGCTCGAGAAGCTGCGCGCCGAGGGAGAGCTCCCCGAGGCGACCCGCATCGCGTCGGTCGGCACGCTCGGGGGCGTCGAGACGCTCGATGCGCTGCCGGGGCGCTGCTGGGTCGGCGAGCCGGTGACGGTGGACGAGGTGCGCATCCGTGCGCTGGCGCAGGCGAGCGGGGACCGCAACAGCTACCACCTGGACGCGGAGTACGCGCGGCGCACGCAGTACGGCACCGTGATCCTGCACGGCGTGGGCAGCCAGGGGCTCGTCCTCGCGGAGCTCGGAAGGCGACTGCCGAGCCTCGAGGTGACCCGCACCGAGGTCCTCTCCTTCAAGCAGCCGGTGAAGGTGGGGGACGCGGTGCGGCCGGTGATCCAGGTGCTCGCGCAGCGCCCCGGGGAGCTGCACGTGAGCTTCACCGCGCTCAACGGCTGGGGGGACCTGCTCCTCGACGGAGAGGCGTGGCTCTCGCCACGAGCGGAGAGCCAGCCCGCCGGCGAGGCCGTGGAGCTCGCGGCCTACGGTCGGGAGGTCACGGCCTTCGCGCCGCGTCCCGCGCCGGAGTTCGCGCCGGGTGAGAGCGGCGAGTTCTCCTTTGCCCTCGACGACGCGCGCATCGGCGCCACGCGGGCGATCTTTGGCGGCGGGGATGCGGCCTTCGCGGCGGCGCTGGGGCTCGAGCTGGTGAGCTTCGCCTCGGCCAGCTTCGTGCCGGGGTTCGTGCTCACGGGAACGCGCCTGTGGGACGTGCGGCGGGCGCTGGCGGAATTTCGCCGGGGCTTACGTCGCGCCGGCATCGACGACGGCGATCTCGCGCGGGGGCTCGAGGGGGCGGCGACCTGCCAGGCGCTGCTCGATCTATTGCCGCTCTCGGGGCGGGCGGGGAGGCAGCTCCGCAAGGCGCTCCCCGACACGGTGGAGGCGGCGGTGAACGCGCTCCTGCTCGACGAGCGGCGGCGCGCGTTGCTCCTGGCCACGCTCTTTCGCGCGGAGGAGCCGCTCTCGGCGGGGCCGCTCCTGGTGCGAACGGTGGTCGAGGAGCTTCAGGGGCAGGCCCCCGAACGGCGGGTGCGCATCGGCATGGAGGTCACGGACCAGGCCGGGCGCCTGCTCTACCTCGGCGGCGTGGAGAAGGCGGAAGCGCCGCTCGCCGACGACGCGGAGGCGGAGCTCTCGGCCGACGAGACGCTCTCGCGCAAGCTCCTGCAGCAGAAGATCATCAACGTCTTTCCGGTGACGCGGCCGCGCGACGCCGAGAACAGCGCCGCCGACCCGGCGGTGAACGCGGCGCTGATGGACCTCGAGGATGCGGTCTCTCCCACCATGCGGCGGGAGGCGCGTCCGCGCGCGGTGGAGCTGATCCGGCGCGTGCGGAGGGATTCGCCGGCCGTGAAGAAGGCGCTCGTCTCCGCGCTCCAGATGGCGCGGTCGCGGCTCAAGCAACCGAATCTCTCGCAGGCGCTGCTCGACCCGGCGGTGGTGGACCTCGAGACCCTCGTCGAGCGGCTCGAGTTTCGCAAGCGCGGCGCGGAGGAGCTGCGCGAGGCGATGAAGCGGCCGACGCAGAGGCTCCTCAAGGCCTACCTCGGCAGCGCGGGGACGCGGCGGGCGCTCGTGGAGTCGGTCGGGCACCTGGACTTCGGGGGCAAGGTGCTGAAGCTCCGACCGAACAACGTGCGCACCGACGCGGCGGCGGCGGACTACCTGGAGGTGGTGCGCCTCGTCGGAGAGAAGCTGGACGCGCTCACGATCCCGAAGTCGCGCACCCCCGACGAGATCGTGGCCATCGACCGCGTGCTGACGGCGATCGAGCTGGAGCGGGGGATCGAGGTGGGGCGGCTGAAGCTGGAGCTCCTCATCGAGCACCCGCTGGCCGTGGCGCAGATCGACGCTATCGCGGCGGCGAGCCCGCGCACCATCGCGCTCGTCTACGGCCACGTGGACTACGTGGCCGCGACGAGGGGCTGGGACCAGAACGCGCAGTTCGACTACCAGCGCTACGCGAAGGT from Deltaproteobacteria bacterium includes:
- a CDS encoding AMP-binding protein encodes the protein MDPRDLSTLAQLTAEHAGAVGVDVVAIDAFRDAPEVVLRESFAAEELAYARGRGDPSASLAAAWAAKEALLKALGSGLGAGLVAPHELRLAHERDGAPRLLFGSAAAARLGVSPEELAVSVSHAAGVAVAVVALPEGKRPSLAPQPMGKTGGVKNYEKSRGDVLALLKGLSAAEAPPPPEVHADGPLYAALMARADDPELGPIFTLARRCGLEFRLVAPHPQAFENLDNAEESNDFRKLAPYAQLHVLVLTLDAESYAATVAQAPLAAGARGAVLVNAGLLDGPPELADARDVLLRSELLHEAVHFEDPTFRAEGDAVVGQWIEEAAGLARQASRLAQADAALRGRAEALITDTLEGNPVRGSFDLELGDGTGRRIASKTFMVLEMELAELHRSFGTLTPDGMNPALFRLVDRLLGEAELYRPETATVSARGLEEVLRFATQYDKDLRRPVQRELGVQLQELLLPPDAAERVRLQLARVTGLLDGSLEPSFPEPAIAAAAPQAAASETAVAGAASVVAQDPFVAERERRCVGRSVTPSRHRPRRLGTLVREGDDWQQAQAVGEVVVDLRRPRVSTEALLEARAACLARARAFVAEGGTVTLRLARELPQALDELRAFVAALGSSVTDVVAEVERPEQVFRLDDELLELERELGLPSGVVGLELELGTPRALLEAERLATATPRVSALELGATLPALLGWVFRPRPSESSTQAVLRRLVELEQALAPARARVRPVARAEGLALLRGPFGLGALPDEGTPFGQLARDYDGLRVTGPTAAARLHAHLPDPELATRLETLEQAVAGTQVADPAGAFRLEEDLRVLEAAVARGALPEAELERYWRARWRLLYDVGVPTEIPIPDRNLAEVLLEAAERRPDRCFRYRAEGVDAAGRRVPLSADVPFARLLGPDAYRMARIFDELGVVVGDRVAVSTSNTLANVAAFQAAALVGAVLVPLDPTKAHLADRFFNDAEVKLLVFDPGGDVDDAELHHARLMSWVRERGLDEDPVVVSELRRARRKLGAEDAEVALQALVQLLPEENRGEFVALWRRKLDPCRKFAETLPLVPSLRAVLLARVEDFVPDAAETALGSGVEELTRALGGRVRVELLGKLLPGVSDAPLSPRVGGGDQLAWPYTGGTTTGVSKAAVHTHRSLLALGLQRGLSMIPDGDQKRHAVVTTLPFTHTYGFATGVLTPVLTGADAVVVPNTGPRYLSTVAEGLVQEGATVLFSSRSALATLVRLVPETARLALERIASSGDTLTPAVTEAWRSRFGVTPCSGYGSTETPSSLMNPRRTNRAGTEGIPVPNAEARIVHPETEAVLPPGVPGLLQLRGPHLAQGYAHRPDADAKAKRPGGWWQKDDIFKIDTDGYFVFCGRADDMFTVNELNVYPETVEQALLGIPGVAEAAVIGVFDPNLETNRVKAFVVPEAGADLTAESVMEAARGLLEAHEAPTLVELTESLDKSNFGKLARSSLRKKETQKETERKEARAQAPAAAPQPPPELDPRRTALVFPTGGSHWPGMGADLELEEEGRELLARAEAALALEGVPKGALRALMIGAGQAERVQQAEGFRWSGDFPLSVAAQTTVSVALARAFARTYGAPSLVLGESMGELAAYAVSGTLAFEDAVRVSYRLAQALARASDHLGHFRMAVVEQLPAEKLAPICDAVGARVVISESPTLFVVGLMLDHLPQLEAAVSAAGARVLVSNNPCVAHDPRLAADVKTWTEYRALVEGLALHPPTTPIASALEPGRLLEDEHALRQNLLDTVTSAVRWGETVATLPDRGVELLLQLGANASAYALEKLRAEGELPEATRIASVGTLGGVETLDALPGRCWVGEPVTVDEVRIRALAQASGDRNSYHLDAEYARRTQYGTVILHGVGSQGLVLAELGRRLPSLEVTRTEVLSFKQPVKVGDAVRPVIQVLAQRPGELHVSFTALNGWGDLLLDGEAWLSPRAESQPAGEAVELAAYGREVTAFAPRPAPEFAPGESGEFSFALDDARIGATRAIFGGGDAAFAAALGLELVSFASASFVPGFVLTGTRLWDVRRALAEFRRGLRRAGIDDGDLARGLEGAATCQALLDLLPLSGRAGRQLRKALPDTVEAAVNALLLDERRRALLLATLFRAEEPLSAGPLLVRTVVEELQGQAPERRVRIGMEVTDQAGRLLYLGGVEKAEAPLADDAEAELSADETLSRKLLQQKIINVFPVTRPRDAENSAADPAVNAALMDLEDAVSPTMRREARPRAVELIRRVRRDSPAVKKALVSALQMARSRLKQPNLSQALLDPAVVDLETLVERLEFRKRGAEELREAMKRPTQRLLKAYLGSAGTRRALVESVGHLDFGGKVLKLRPNNVRTDAAAADYLEVVRLVGEKLDALTIPKSRTPDEIVAIDRVLTAIELERGIEVGRLKLELLIEHPLAVAQIDAIAAASPRTIALVYGHVDYVAATRGWDQNAQFDYQRYAKVATVRAAHANGQIAIDAITPAISAEWAKADAERSVVMGFDGKWSIHLDHIAGIRQVTFPAPRLKVRRHAGAAQFAEGPFSMEELSRLAGQGLPLVPGTLPAPRERLADRRATLRVGGPAKAWPTARGLQLDLRGETAPDDEMRARLRAVGEGASVVLSPDASHGALGLARQLSRTLVLEARPGGAPITEERLRAAAEVFADGAILLSLTRPEELEGVFGWALRCRQVTGLIHSLGPADQWETSGAVVAIATALELDALQGIDPEPADGPRRRRAVRAAHLGLRGQLTLQATDLAALEEAYTPPPELVAEAAAIVERYYKAERIEHLGAIPYEFVYGVEGPTRGLVDAATAKIYDGVLARAEELEVLSEAQREIYRSFTLRYRWNETGEEVDFTRWQWAPGSTTELQLRSDPETRASLGEGVGQFARSV